From one Perognathus longimembris pacificus isolate PPM17 unplaced genomic scaffold, ASM2315922v1 HiC_scaffold_47, whole genome shotgun sequence genomic stretch:
- the LOC125344937 gene encoding lipocalin Cav p 3.0101-like, with protein MQPLAVAILLALACAGPRVRASEMDEALHTLGIVADTPAKIEPEGPLRGYFRHVRAPADRRTMTVEFYNKHTGECKKYTVVGEREDEGVYVGQYDGVNHFTVLYQDDDSTIFHNRNTDEGGNVTNMILLAGKGQSLTQQQEKKLKKFAKKHGLPFASLQRVQETDDCPE; from the exons ATGCAGCCTCTCGCGGTCGCCATCTTGCTGGCCTTGGCCTGCGCCGGGCCCCGGGTTCGAGCCTcggag ATGGACGAGGCCCTGCACACCCTGGGCATCGTGGCGGACACGCCGGCCAAGATCGAGCCCGAGGGGCCCCTGCGCGGCTACTTTCGCCACGTGCGCGCGCCCGCCGACCGGAGGACCATGACCGTCGAGTTCTACAACAA GCACACCGGCGAGTGCAAGAAGTACACTGTGGTCGGGGAGCGGGAGGACGAAGGCGTATACGTGGGGCAGT ACGACGGCGTCAACCACTTCACCGTCCTCTACCAGGACGACGACTCCACCATCTTCCACAACCGGAATACGGACGAGGGCGGGAACGTCACCAACATGATCCTGCTGGCCG GGAAGGGGCAGAGCCTGACCCAGCAGCAGGAGAAGAAGCTGAAGAAGTTCGCCAAGAAGCACGGCCTCCCCTTCGCCAGCCTGCAGCGCGTGCAGGAGACGG ACGATTGCCCCGAGTGA